The DNA window AGTCCAAGGTGTGGGGTCCAGGTAGAGCCGAGCTTCCCCCAAAAGTTCAACAGAAGCAAAGTCTGGCCTGAGCAAATAGACTTTGATCAATAGCTCCAAAACCACAGCCCCCTCCAGCCAACCTGGCTCTACCACTACCCAGGGGTTTCAGCCCTTTTGAGGGAGAAGAAAGACTTGCCCTCTCTCCATACCAGAGGTTCTGCCCCAGAAAAGAAGCTCGAAGATGTCCTCCCAGCTGTCCCGCTGCATCACGGCAAAGTGCTCAAACACAGCCGACAGGGAGCTACCTTCACACTCCTCCTGACTGGGCTGGTGCTGGAACTGGTACTCCCAGTACTGTTTCCCTGGGGAGCGGGGTGGTGGGCATTAGGAGGGCTGGGCCAGAGCCAGACTGGAGATCCCAGAGGCTGTTGAAGTTAGGATCTCCCAGCATGAGGTGGGGGTATGGGGTGGGCACATGCTGAGGCCTGTCCCCAGTGAAGTGTGAAAGGAATCCAAGACTGCTTCACTGCCTGCTCAGTCTCCCACCCACCCCCTGAGTACCCTTGAAGAAGTAGACCCGCTCCCTGCCACTGTAGCTATGGGCAGGGAGGGCCAATGCTGCGTCCACATTGTCTGGGATGCCATCGAAGCCATCAGAGATATTTCGGGGGTAATCAGGGTCCAGGACACCATCCTCAAAGCGCCAGTACTGACTACCCTAAGAGGTGGGGAAAGTGAAAAGGGGTATGGAGGCTGCTGGCTAGGCACAGAGGCAGAGTCCCTTGCCCTAAGGCAGCTGTTCCCAGGTTCAGGTTCACTGCCCAGGACCTGGAGTCTTGGGGCTGCCCTGTGCTCACAGAGCACCCACCAGGTCCTGCAGCGCCCTGGGTCCAGCCTCCCTGTCCACCCTGTCCCTGGGAGCAATAGCTCTCAAACCCTCCCTAGATGCTTTCTACCCTGGTCCACAGCTGCTGGCACCTTGAAGAGGTAGGTCTTCCCCTGACAGTTGATGCGGGTGAAGGCGGCATCAATGGGGCCCTCGATGCCCCAGACATCTCGGATGAGCTTGGGGTACCCAGGCCTCACTGCCTTTTCATCCAGTTCATAGCAGTACTGCCCTAGAGTGGAGGAGGTGGTGTGAGAGCGGGGACGCTCCTGGGGCAGACCCCCATCCCCAGTACCTGCCCTGGATTCACCTcggaaggcaaagagggaacCGTTCTTGAGGTCGGTGAAGGCGTCGAAGGGTTTCCCACTGCATAGCTCCTCCTCTGCTGGGAGCTCAGGGGTCCCTGGAGGAAGGGTCTCGGGCCTTGAGTCCGTCCCCTTGGGCTTAGAGATGCCCACCTCAGGTGTAGGGGATTCTTCCTCAGGGTTCAGAACAGTTGCCTGCTCAGGATTCCCTTCAGGCTGGGCCTGGAGGTCAGGGCTCGGGGAGGAGCCCTCCGGCTGTTCGTGGATGGTGGCATTGTTTTTCTCCTCACCGTCGTCATAGATCGCATACTCATCCTCCGGCATAGTGAACACATCCCCACGAGTCACTGCAGAGAGTGGATGGTAGTGAGTCTCCAGCTGCAAGGGGCACCCCAGCCCACCCACCTGGGCTCTGAACACACCTTGGGGCTTGCACTCAGCCGTATAGTCTGTGCAGCAGCTCTGGTAGTAAGAGCAGAGCTCATCACACTGGCACTTCTTGTCAGCATTGAAGCCCTCAGTGCAGCGGCCTTTGCATGACTCTTTGAGGAAGGGGTGTCAGTAGGTGCCGCCAAGCCCGGGCCACCCTCGCCCTCCCTACATTGACCCAGATGACCACCAACACCCCCCTGTACCTTGGTCAGCCACAGCAACCCATGCCAGCAGGGCCAGCATGAGAAGGGGTCTCAGGGGTGCCATGGTGGGACttctagctcagtgcctggcaagCTGGGCTCTGATCTCCCTGAAGTCTCCGCTCTGATGcctgaggaagggagggagaggcagagacagggagggagaggcagagacagggagggaggggactgAAGAAGAGGAACTGCCTTTTCTGCTGCTCTGTTTGCTCAACCTCCAGCCCATCCCCTCTGCCCCCTCCAGCGGCTGCTGCAGCAAAGGTCACATTCCTGGAACACTGGGCCTGGGAGAGCTGGGAGATAAGACCTTTGCCAAGCTCAGAATCATTAGGTCATCAGATGGGGAATTAGCACCGCGGATCTGGAGGCCAGAAAGAAGGCTCATTGGGCAACAGCTTTATCTCTCTGAGTCTTAGTTCAGTTTCAGTAAAATGGGATTAACCCCCTTGCCTCATGGGGTATTGGGAGATTACATGAACTGGAACAGACAAAATGCCCAGTAGCTGGAGCAGTCACAAATTCCTTCTCCAAACATAGCTATTGATCCATGATCGTTTGATCAGACACATCCCTGGCTGGGTGCTCATTCGCCATTGTTTATTTAGGGCAGGAAAAAGGGAGTGAGAGGAGAGTTTGTAAGCACTCtggggaattttcttttttagcataaaagaacaaagtttcatttctgggttcttctCTTGGATGCATCAATCTCCCCAGGCTGGAATTTTGGGTAAATATCAACCCACTGAACTAGATTTGATTTCTGAGTCTTTTCTGAGCAGGCCACTCCCTGTCCCcagcctcagtcttcccatctgtAAAGAGTGGGCTTGTTCAACACACTTTTAGACTCTCAAGAGAAATATGATCCCTCTACCTGGAAAATGCCCACTGGTGTGAAACACCTGATTTTGTGCCCAATTTCAGGTGTCCACAGAGCTTCTGAAATCCTCCCATCACCTGAAAAAAAAGTGATCCTGAGATTTTAGCTGATTTTTCTGTTCTGTACTCAGAGGGGACTGTGATTTTGGCCAATCTCTTCCTCATGGGCTTCAGTGGAGTCAGCTGTGGAATGGAACACCGATTCCCACCCCAGAGGCATGTTGTGAGGTTTCGCTGAGAAACAGGCATAAAAGGGCCTTAAGAGTTACGATGATTGTTTTAACCACTTAGTAGGGAGGGGGCACGCAGCGGTGTTGCTCCCACGTACCGGTGTCACACGGGGCGGGGAAGAGGGGGTGGAGAACGGAGACTGTCATCTCATTTTCGACCCCCTTCCTCCAAGTCCAGCGCAGGAGGAGGCGGCTGCGACTGAGGGGCTGGGGAAGGCTGGCCAGGGGCGTGGGCGTGGCTGGGGACGACGTGGGGGTGGAGCTGCGCAGGAGGCTGGAGGAGCCCCGCTGGACCCAGAGGCGGGGCATGAGCCCCGGGTCCGCTGCGGTTCCGGGGCGTGGCTGCTGCCGAGCATCTCCCAGCTCAGCCGAGCCTCTGCTCGGGCAACGCTTTGTTCCAGCCGCCGCCTCCTCTACCCTCCGGCGTCCGGAGCCATCCCTCGCCTCCTCGCTCTCTCGTTTCGCCCACTCCCTGCATCTTGGCCTGCATCACCTTTGCCAACCGCTGCACCCCCGATCCTGCCCTCACTCCTCCCTCAAACTTCTGACCGGCACCCTTGCCTGGTACCCTTCTCTCTATTCCTCCCCCTCCATCTTCTTCCCCCGACCCCTCTCGGGTCCCTCTTTTCCCAAAACCGGGGTCTCTCCGCGCGGCCCCCGCCTCCAGGCCGGGGATGTCCCCCGCGGCCCCGCGCCCATGGTTCTGACGCTGCTCCTCTCCGCCTACAAGCTGTGTCGCTTCTTCGCCATGTCGGGCCCACGGCCGGGCGCCGAGCGGCTGGCGGTGCCGGGGCCGGATGGGGGCGGTGGCACGGGCCCATGGTGGGCTGCGGGCGGCCGCGGGCCCCGCGAAGTATCGCCCGGGGCAGGCACCGAGGTGCAGGACGCCCTGGAGCGCGCGCTGCCGGAGCTGCAGCAGGCCTTGTCCGCGCTAAAGCAGGCGGGCGGCGCGCGGGCCGTGGGCGCCGGCCTGGCCGAGGTCTTCCAACTGGTGGAGGAGGCCTGGCTGCTGCCGGCCGTGGGCCGCGAGGTAGCCCAGGGTCTGTGCGACGCCATCCGCCTGGACGGCGGCCTCGACCTGCTGTTGCGGCTGCTGCAGGCGCCGGAGCTGGAGACGCGTGTGCAGGCCGCGCGCCTGCTGGAGCAGATCCTGGTGGCTGAGAACCGGTGAGCGCGCCGGGCCGGGGTTGGGAGAGCGCCGCGTGGTGTGGACGGTCAAGCGCCTGGGTTCCCGTGTGCCTCGCGCCGTGCCTTTGCCTCCCTCACCTCTCTGCCTGCCTGCACTACATCTCTGTTAGGATCAGCATGTCcgtttcacagataaggaaactgaggcttaggaaaGTTTAGTGACTTGCCCAGTGGGTCACAGTGAACTAAGATTTGCTCCCAGGGCTAGTGGAGTGAGGAATGGAGTTAGAGGATAGGAGTCCGTCCCTGGCTCTATGGATGGAGATGGCATCCTATTGCCAATTCTTCCTCTCCCCCGTCTCCCAAGCCCACAGCTCTCCTGCCCACCGGCTTGGGTTCCCTTCTAGGACACCTTCTTTCCCCGACATCCCATCCCCCTCCCAATGGGAGAAGAAGGGAAACACAATGCtcagaaaagagggagggagaactctcctttctctcctccccaggctgcaATGCGAGCTGGCCTGAGGCTGCTTACTCCCTTCTTGCCTCCCCAATCCAACTTCTGCTCCATCAGTCATTCTGGTTCTTGTAACAGGCCAGATATGATCTCATTCTGCGGCTCCTGATGGGAAACAGTTTTCTGCTGTGAGGCATGGGTGGGGGAAGAGGACATCGGGGTGTGGAGCCCGGCAGGGACCAGGCGGAGTGTGTGTTCTCTCCCTCTACCCCACTTAGCACCAAGACGCTGCAAGAGGGTCAAACAGAGGCCTCGTTGCCACTCTTGCATGTCTCTTGGGATCTCTCCTGGAGTATGAAGACCTCCAAGGACTCACTTTCCCTCCCTTCTGATGCCAGAGCAGACCAAGCTGTCACAATCCAGTCTCATGGTGAAGTCTCGAGCTTCTCAAGCTTAGAAGAGTTTTTGGAAGAGTCACTTTCAGCTCATGCAGCTCTCACAAGTGTGAAGGGAGTGGGTTGGGGGTGTTTTCCTTgccattttcaaaaagaaaaaaattaccttgtGATTGCTGGAAATGACACAACTGTCAAAAATGCATGAATTAAGCAATTTAGGTTGGGAAACCAAGATAGGGTTCTGCTTATTTGGCAAGCCATTAACCTCCCATCTGACATCCGATGCCATGATTGGGATAGGCCATGAATTTGGAGGGGATAgcaaataaaatatgtgtgtgctcactgggtgtggtggggtcGAGACTGGTAGGTGTGCCCTGCAGGCTTGCGATGTGGAGTCAGGTAGCTATAACTACAATCCCTGGAGAGTGAGTACAGCCAGCACCCCAAGGAGAGGAGGGCTGCAAGATGCAAACAGTACTGTTATATTTCAAGGTTAAAAATGACAATTCTCACCTGGTTCAGAGTTACTGAGAGAAGAGTCACTAACCAGTGTCCCTGGTACCAAGAAACATCACGCTGGTATCTTCAGGACCAAGGACAGAGCACAACGTGGCTGGTTGCTATCACAATGCCTCCAAAGAAAAGCAGGGTCGCCGCCAGGCgccttggctcacgcctgtaatcccagcactttgggaggcccagacgggtggatcacctgaggtcaggagtttgagaccagcctgaccaccagcCTGACCACCCAGCCTGacggggtgaaaccccatctctactaaaaaatacaaaaattagctgggcatggtggcgggcatctgtaatcc is part of the Chlorocebus sabaeus isolate Y175 chromosome 16, mChlSab1.0.hap1, whole genome shotgun sequence genome and encodes:
- the VTN gene encoding vitronectin, with the protein product MAPLRPLLMLALLAWVAVADQESCKGRCTEGFNADKKCQCDELCSYYQSCCTDYTAECKPQVTRGDVFTMPEDEYAIYDDGEEKNNATIHEQPEGSSPSPDLQAQPEGNPEQATVLNPEEESPTPEVGISKPKGTDSRPETLPPGTPELPAEEELCSGKPFDAFTDLKNGSLFAFRGQYCYELDEKAVRPGYPKLIRDVWGIEGPIDAAFTRINCQGKTYLFKGSQYWRFEDGVLDPDYPRNISDGFDGIPDNVDAALALPAHSYSGRERVYFFKGKQYWEYQFQHQPSQEECEGSSLSAVFEHFAVMQRDSWEDIFELLFWGRTSAGMRQPQFISRDWHGVPGQVDAAMAGRIYVSGMAPHPSLAKKQKFRRRNRKGYRSDRGHSRGRNQNSRRPSRTMWLSLFSSEESNLGANNYDDYRMDWLVPATCEPIQSVFFFSGDKYYRVNLRTRRVDAVDPPYPRSIAQYWLGCPAPGHL